Proteins encoded by one window of Synechococcus sp. MVIR-18-1:
- a CDS encoding SemiSWEET family sugar transporter, translated as MNADLIGYIAATLTTVSFFPQALKTLRSRDTQSISLRMYLLFTAGVTFWSIYGWMVDDGPVLLANLITLVPAVIVLSIKLSSYLKNERRL; from the coding sequence ATGAATGCTGATTTGATTGGGTATATAGCTGCAACTTTAACAACAGTCAGCTTTTTTCCACAAGCGCTAAAAACGCTACGAAGCAGAGATACGCAATCGATCTCATTACGAATGTATCTACTATTTACAGCTGGTGTGACGTTCTGGTCCATCTATGGGTGGATGGTAGATGATGGTCCAGTTTTGCTTGCTAACCTAATCACTTTAGTACCAGCAGTTATTGTCCTGAGTATTAAGCTCAGTAGTTATTTGAAGAATGAAAGACGACTATAA